Proteins encoded by one window of Panicum virgatum strain AP13 chromosome 7N, P.virgatum_v5, whole genome shotgun sequence:
- the LOC120683797 gene encoding uncharacterized protein LOC120683797 — protein sequence MAGAGAAATVCSMCGDVGFPEKLFRCARCRHRFQHSYCTSYYGDGAPASAGSGTCDWCLSDVAAGKARWSSPSPSSAAGKQHAAGSSQESSSTTSSGGGGDHQHQQAEAGRRATTTTRVAGRRYKLLKDVLC from the exons atggccggcgccggcgccgccgccaccgtctgcTCCATGTGCGGCGACGTAGGCTTCCCCGAGAAGCTCTTCCGGTGCGCGCGCTGCCGCCACCGCTTCCAGCACTC ATACTGCACCAGCTACTACGGCGACGGCGCGCCGGCCTCGGCCGGCTCCGGCACGTGCGACTGGTGCCTCAGCGACGTGGCCGCCGGGAAGGCGAGgtggtcgtcgccgtcgccgtcgtccgcGGCCGGGAAGCAGCACGCCGCGGGCAGCAGCCAGGAGTCGTCGTCCAccacgagctccggcggcggcggcgaccaccagcaccagcaggccgaggccgggcggcgggcgacgacgacgaccaggGTGGCCGGCCGCAGGTACAAGCTGCTCAAGGACGTCCTGTGTTAG